A window of Sorex araneus isolate mSorAra2 chromosome 3, mSorAra2.pri, whole genome shotgun sequence genomic DNA:
gggctggCCTTGTACATGATTGACCTcggttcagtccccaggaccatatatggtccccccaccccccagcactaccaggagtaatccctgagcacagagccaaaagtaagccctgagcactgctaggtgtggtccaaaaggcaaggaaacaaaacagaaagttcaAGATTAGAGAGACCTGCTTCAGCCTCTCCATGTCCTCAGTCTTATCACTCAGAAGATGCTCTGGCCTCTTTGAATCACTATTAAATGACAGTTTATGAACTTGAATTGTTCCAAACTATGAAGAAGGCCCTGGGAGAAACCCttctatcttcatttttatttggtgtCTGCTACTATAGCTAAAGCTGAAAATAAGCTTTCAAGGACCCATaagtaataaaagagaaaacatttgctttttcagaggtaaaattttattattttaccatacaaaaacatagcataaatataatattatccAGGGGTGTGGGGGAAAGGGAATATCCTGACTGAGGATCCTGAAATAGAGTCTaaattgggtttcattcattGGGAACTTTTATCTTtgtatattcatttcttttaagcCAGGAATtccaatgggatttttttttctaataattattgAAGAGGACCAAGATTAGCATTAGTATGCGGGCATAGTTACTTTGAAGGTTGTCGCTGGAGAGCCGGTAGATTACAAAGATGGTGTCTGTCCTCCTCTGATGTACCAAGGCTGGAAACACAGAACTCGGAACCGCGCGTTACACCCCGGGACGGCTTAGCaactgcagcagcagcagggctCCGAGGTCCTGCAGGTGGTGCGGCAGGGGGCCGGCTGGCAGAAGGGCGGGCGGCAGCAGGGCGCCTGCACCGAGATGGGCTGGCAGCACGTGGAGGCCCAGCAGCAGGGCCGGCACACCACGGCCGTGCACGACGTGGGGCAGCAGGTGATGGGGCGGCAGCAGCCGGCCTGCAGGGAGCAGGGGTCACAGCAGACGGGGCGGCGGCATGGCTCGCAGATGGGGCGCGTGCAGTGGGGCACGCAGGTGACAGGGCGGCACACGGTGGTCTGGCAGGACACGGGGCGGCAGCAGCAGGGGTCGCGGCAGCAGCAGGGCTGGCAGCAGGGCTGGCAGCAGCCTCCCCCGCAGCTGGGAGCGCAGCAAGAGCCGCAGCAGGAGCCACAGCTGGATCCACAGCAGGAGCCGGtcatggtggtggtgtggggctGGATGGGTGGGGCTGGTGAGAGGAGGTGGGTGTTTTCAGGAGTGAATGTCTTCTTCCTCACCCTGGACCCTTTATATACCCTGGCCAGGTGCTGACGAGCCTCAGAAGACACACACATTTCCTGGAGTTGTGGTTGCCCATGGAAATGGGAAGTACTGGTAGACTCAGTCGTCAAGGCAGCTATCCCAaggttgcttttctttcttcctctctgagtATCTTCATGAAATGATTCATGTAATCAGAAAGGTGACTCATGGAATCACCGATTCTTCCTGCGATGTCATGAGACAAGCTGATGTTTGAAGACCCCTGTGTTGTCACCATaaccttttcctcttttcctcatcCATGGCTAAGTGTAACTCTCTTCTCTTGGTAGTCAACGGACTGGTTCTGATGGATAATACACACTGAAAGGACTAAAAACCCAAAAGAGTTCCCCAAAGGAGAGGTATAAACCAACTCTGCTAAAGACACAATAGCCTGTGCACCTAGAAACCAAATCCTTGTTCACAGGGAAATAACCACGGAAGCCACTTGAGTTATTTTGTTTAGCAAACTGGATTGATATTGCCCCAGTCACTGATAGATATATACATTTACTAGGTAAAGAGAGTTTTACAAGTAGggggtggagaaaaaaaaagaaattctaattaACTTCTAATCACAATTATCAATTACTTATTTTAAGGCAGATGTTGccacaaaaagagaaatactttttttttgttttgggaaaattAAATCAGACTAAGAAAGGAATTTACATTGTATTCTTGTGAATGTCCCTCTCCCCCAGTTGGATTTGGAAATAAATTTAGAAGTGGGGAATTTCTTGCTTCTTTGGTGTGACATGACACTTGCATTGAGCTCTACAAATACGTATTgattggagggctggagcgatagcacagtggttgggcgttcgcctttcacgcggccgacccgagtttaattcctccgcccctctcagagagcccagcaagctacccgggcgtattggatatgccaaaaacagtaacaataagtctctcaatgagagacattactggtgcccgctcgaacatatcgatgagcaacaggatgacagtgattggaGGGCTTGGGGGTTTGGAGTCAAACCCtgttgtgctcggggcttattccttgctctgtgctatgGGACCGcgagtggtgctggagattgaattgtGTGCGAAGCAAGGagactcagctgtgtgcaaggcaagtcttggtgtattatctctctagcctcttcaaaatatattgaAACATTCATTAAGAAATCAGCTTTCTTTGGTAGCAGAAACTTTGGTTCCTTAATAGAGGGTTTAATTGCTTATGAGGTGTGAACATGGGCTTCTGGAAAAGACAGGAGGAATTAAGTAAGGCAATGTCTGATAGAATTCTGTTGATTTCACAGCTAAGGAAAATGGCTTAGAcacaaaacatttatatttaggAGACTTTTTAATGGCTATCTAAGAGCTATGATGGCTTCAGATCATATTTGCCTCTTTTGTTTTATGTGctccttttaattaatttatttaattaatttgttattAAGCAaccactatgatttacaaagttattcatgggtgagtttcaggcatacaatacatagttctttttattttatttcattttgtttattgggggtcacacctggtgatgctcaggggtaactactggctctgcactcaagaattactcctggcaatgctggggggctatttgggatgccaggaattgaaccgggatcagccacatgcaaagtaagtgccctatccactgtactattttctccagcccctgtactccttataatacatattttttagttCACCATAGCCTGAATCCTGTCCTTTGAGTTTGTAACCCTTTGTAGTTTGTCAGAGTTTTTAAGAAAccaaaattgtaaaataatttctttggagTTATACAATAAAATAGTAGCTTTATTAATAATACTGAGGATCTTAAGGATAAATACTGAAGAGATTCTAGTCTTTTTCAACTGAatctcttcaatatagtcaatATATAGCAATAGTTATCAAAAATTCTATTCTAACTAGTGAAATAAAATAACCATGTATTATGTGGCTTAACAtgttcacagcagagcctggcaagctccccgtggtgtattcgatatgccaaaaacagtaacaataacaggtcttattcccctgaccctgaaagaagtctccaatcgttgagaaagacgagtaaggagaggctgctaaaatctcagggctgggacgaatggagatgttactggcactcactcaagtaaatcgatgaacaacggtgtgacagtgatacagtgaacatgtttttatttgctttagaatatatatgaaatattaataataggAATATTGAATAAGTTGGTAAACTCACTGTTTTTGTTAGTtgcaaaattattaattaaaggCTTTGCTATTTGAAGTTGCATcagtaagaagaaaacatccctCTGTTGTCAGGACAGGGTCTTAGTCACCCTAACAGGGAAGAAACTTAAATGTCCAGCTCAGAGATTATCTAAGTTAGATGAATAAGAGATGTTTCTGAGAAGAACTTTTTTAGAGACAGCATTCTCCATGTATTTAAATCTGGTAGATTCTGAAGAAAGTGCACCTAACTTCTTTACAAGGCCAGTCCACATATTAAGTCTTTTGCACCTAGCTTTGTTTTGAGCTGATCAAAACAACATAGTGTGTGAGTTTACCTAATCACCACTGTTCTTAAAGGAGTCAAAGCATTTTTCTCAAAGtgctttcatctttctttatcaGGATGCCCTGAAGGCTGGCAGTGCATTAATTGTTGGGCAAGAGAGATGTGGGGTTTGGGTCATATCACTCAAATTCCAAACATTCTGCAAGAGGATAATCACCAGAATGCGTGTAAATAAATGTCAACAATAATGGTGCTAAATTGAGGTTTTTTTGGGTAGTAATATAGAGAAAAGAATGTAGTGCTAGTGATGAGGTGATAATGAGCCATGCCCTCATCTTAGTTGTTTCATGATTTAGTCATTTCATGAAATGTCAATTGTGTTTGATTCAGAACTAGTTGGGGAGTTACTggatatttagaaatttaaaacattttaaaaacagaatatgaATTCCTATTCACCATACAGGTCTTTAAAGAATCCTGAAATCATGTGAGTTAGAGATGAGGATATGGAAGAGCAAGGAAGAAGGGCCAGAAAGAAatcagagaagacacagaacaaTTCAAATCCTTCCTCCATAACCCAGCAGTTTCACACTTTAGAGAAAACCTACACTTTCTTCCAATCTTAATCTTCCCATTTGCAGACTAGGAAGATTCTATATAACCTTGAGTTCTTCATAATACATATACTAGTTTGGAAGACAAAAAAGATGGGTACCACTCATtgtaaagagaaaatgttttcatgGAAAAGACAGGGGggagaaattaaataattaaagagCTTGTGGCATTTCTTtctggaattaaaaaatatatatattgcttttgagTGGTTCTGATAGTCATTTGCCAAAAACCAGAGACAACTAAACTAATCTTTTGGAGTGACTTACAACTTTGAGTTCATTTGGGTGGTGCGGGTTGGAAGAAAAAGTTTCAAAACCATGTATTACTCCAATGCCTCTCTTCTCTAGATATTAATGCCTACTCCAATTCTGTAATTAATATTCTTACCAGTGGATTTTCAAATGAACTTTTAAGAACCCTTTTATTCTGAGAGAGTATCtgtctattgctttttttttcaaaccttaTGTTTTTAATTAGGAAATTTTTGCCAGCCAGCAAATAAAGACTGACTGAACACATAAAAGCCATCTCCTTTCTACTCATAAAGTCTTGATATATCATAAATGACACACCTTTTGAGCTTGCCTGATATAGTGGTGTTCAAatacacaagggaaaaaaacaaaagagtggTACGGTGAGAGTTAGTATGCTCCATGCACTCTACATGCATGCAACGGTATAAATTTCCCAGCAGTTTACGTTGGTCAGtactaatttttctatttttttttaaatgacaaaatctaAGGGTGAGAGAAGTTAAATTTCACAGATGTTGAATTCTTGCTCGAAGAAAATCTCAAACTTTCAGAACTCATCACAAATATGGTCCCATTCCAGTCAATATTAGCACCGAGTTGAGTACTGGGAACCAGAGGTTGCTGGGGTACCTTCCTTGAAAAGCAAGAACTCGAAACTTTCAATACAGTGCCTTACTGGGAGGGAAGAACACATAGAATGCTCAGGACATGGGTTGAGACACCTTCTTGTAGGCTCATGCCAGAGGGCTTGTGTGCTTATATTTGTGTGGTGGAAAGGACAGAAAAGGAGTGATAGAGAAGAATGAACTGAACTTGGTAGACTTTGGCAATTGATAATCCCTGGAAAGTTTCTGAATAAACAAATGATGAATGCAGGGCATTTCTAGGCTGAAGGGTTTGTTTAGGTCGGCCAAAATCTTTTCTTTAGTGCAGTTTCTAAAATTCTGCTCAAATGATAATAAACCCAtggattataaaaattattaacaaacAGTGGAGGAAGAGGTAGGGGGTTAAAGATTGGACTAGATGTGACATAAGGACCATGaccttggtggtgtttgggcgcAGTAACTTGGTACATCAAAATCATATGCTTCAACCCTATTGTAACCATAATACCTAAACTGTAATAAACTAACTTTAATCCTGCTTACTCTATGCACCCTGGTAAACATGCACTCATGAACTAAGACGGTAGCAAGGAGTCTTGCAAGAGAAAGAGTTTATTGAAAACAAATGAGCAACACTTTACAAAGAGTGATAGGATTTGAGCAGCCCCCAGAGTTCCGGCTCTGGGAGCTGGCGACAGTGTTATGAGCCATAATTATAAAGTGATTTCTATGGGATAAGTAATCTTGTCCGCTTATGACAAGGGTTTTGTTTGTCTCCTTTTCATCTTGAAAGGCACAGTCAGTGTTGGGGGGTCCCATGTTGCTCTAGCAATGGTGagttcagcagcagcagcagggctcCGAGGTCCTGCAGGTGGTGCGGCAGGGGGCCGGCTGGCAGAAGGGTGGGCGGCAGCAGGGCGCCTGCACCGAGATGGGCTGGCAGCACGTGGAGGCCCAGCAGCAGGGCCGGCA
This region includes:
- the LOC105943021 gene encoding keratin-associated protein 2-3-like, whose translation is MTGSCCGSSCGSCCGSCCAPSCGGGCCQPCCQPCCCRDPCCCRPVSCQTTVCRPVTCVPHCTRPICEPCRRPVCCDPCSLQAGCCRPITCCPTSCTAVVCRPCCWASTCCQPISVQAPCCRPPFCQPAPCRTTCRTSEPCCCCSC